The following are encoded together in the Nitrosopumilus sp. b3 genome:
- a CDS encoding 50S ribosomal protein L3, which translates to MGARKNHQPRRGSLAYSPRARAKSMEARIRAWPKLNSEEPKILAHCGFKAGCVQIVSIDDREKVPNAGKQLVSLGTVLVTPPVLILGIRGYSKDHDGMHAEFDVYADDIPKYISKEITVKNKEGALDNAEKSLRKIKEIFAIVAVSPRAAGLEQKKPYIFEASVSGGDIQKQFTHVKELLGKEIKIDQIFETGATVDVAAITKGKGWQGVIQRWGVKKKQHKSRKTVREVGSLGPISPQSVMYTVPRAGQMGFHQRIEYDKRIMIMGNANDEQIKINPDGGFKHFGLVKGDFIILKGSVPGTYRRLIKLRSQIRNVPAKVTKPNILEVVI; encoded by the coding sequence ATGGGCGCTAGAAAAAACCATCAACCACGTAGAGGAAGTCTTGCGTATTCACCAAGAGCACGTGCAAAAAGTATGGAGGCACGTATTAGAGCATGGCCAAAATTAAATTCAGAAGAGCCAAAAATATTAGCTCACTGTGGATTCAAAGCTGGATGTGTCCAGATAGTAAGTATAGACGATAGGGAAAAAGTTCCAAATGCAGGAAAACAACTCGTCAGTCTTGGAACAGTTCTAGTAACACCACCAGTACTAATTTTAGGAATTAGAGGATATTCAAAAGATCATGATGGAATGCATGCAGAATTTGACGTATATGCAGATGACATTCCAAAATACATATCAAAAGAAATTACAGTAAAAAACAAAGAAGGGGCACTAGACAATGCAGAAAAATCTCTTCGAAAAATTAAAGAAATTTTTGCAATAGTAGCAGTATCACCTAGAGCAGCAGGACTAGAACAAAAGAAGCCTTACATTTTTGAAGCATCAGTAAGTGGCGGAGACATACAAAAGCAGTTTACACATGTAAAAGAGTTACTTGGAAAAGAAATTAAGATTGATCAAATATTTGAGACGGGTGCAACTGTAGATGTTGCAGCAATTACTAAAGGTAAAGGATGGCAAGGTGTAATTCAAAGATGGGGTGTAAAAAAGAAACAACACAAATCAAGAAAGACAGTTAGAGAAGTTGGTTCACTTGGCCCAATTTCTCCACAAAGTGTCATGTATACAGTACCAAGAGCAGGACAGATGGGATTCCATCAACGAATAGAATACGATAAACGAATAATGATTATGGGTAATGCCAATGACGAACAAATTAAAATCAATCCAGACGGAGGATTCAAGCACTTTGGACTTGTTAAAGGGGATTTCATTATTCTAAAAGGATCAGTTCCAGGAACATATAGAAGATTAATCAAACTGAGAAGTCAAATCAGAAATGTACCAGCTAAAGTCACAAAGCCAAATATTTTGGAGGTAGTCATCTAA
- the rplD gene encoding 50S ribosomal protein L4, whose product MKTAIHTTTGTKDGEVELPLVFSTPFRRELIHKAFTNLTSHKFQPQGRHPSAGQDVVADSNDPPTGQGVSRVARSTGGGGGRQGQGAEVASTRGGRQAHPPIVAKVIYKKLNKKENKLALCSAIAATASKELVGQRGHKIEGIESFPIIVSDDIEAISKTNEMTKVLDALKLTQDVERLESRKSRSGQSRLRGRSKKVGKSVLFVTKDDSNIKKAIGALPGVEARSVKDLSVLDLAPGSDPIRLTVYSKSAIEEIGKIKSTHLEVMVKTQ is encoded by the coding sequence ATGAAAACAGCCATCCACACTACAACTGGAACAAAAGATGGAGAAGTAGAATTACCACTTGTATTTTCCACACCATTTAGAAGAGAATTAATTCACAAAGCTTTCACTAATTTAACATCCCACAAATTCCAACCACAGGGAAGACATCCATCTGCAGGTCAAGATGTAGTTGCAGATTCCAATGATCCACCAACAGGTCAAGGGGTTTCTCGTGTTGCAAGAAGTACAGGTGGTGGCGGTGGTCGACAAGGTCAAGGTGCAGAAGTAGCATCCACTAGAGGAGGAAGACAAGCACATCCGCCAATTGTAGCCAAAGTAATTTACAAAAAATTAAACAAAAAAGAAAACAAATTGGCATTATGTTCTGCAATTGCTGCTACAGCATCAAAAGAACTTGTAGGTCAACGAGGCCACAAAATAGAAGGCATTGAATCATTTCCAATTATCGTATCAGATGATATTGAAGCAATTTCAAAAACTAATGAGATGACCAAAGTATTGGATGCATTAAAACTCACACAGGATGTAGAAAGATTAGAATCAAGAAAATCACGTTCTGGTCAATCAAGACTCAGAGGAAGAAGTAAAAAAGTTGGAAAGAGTGTTTTGTTTGTTACCAAAGACGATTCAAATATCAAAAAAGCAATTGGAGCATTACCAGGAGTAGAAGCAAGAAGTGTCAAAGACTTAAGTGTATTAGATTTAGCACCAGGTTCTGATCCAATTAGGCTAACTGTATATTCCAAATCTGCAATTGAGGAAATTGGAAAGATAAAATCAACACATCTAGAGGTTATGGTGAAAACACAATGA
- a CDS encoding 50S ribosomal protein L23, with product MNVDQANKIILKPYITEKTFAMVENESKICFIVERSASKPEIAEAVKSLYNQNVTNVNTARTIYGKKAFVQFENTEKARDLATKIGML from the coding sequence ATGAATGTAGATCAAGCAAATAAAATTATTTTAAAACCATACATAACTGAAAAAACATTTGCCATGGTAGAAAATGAAAGTAAAATTTGTTTCATTGTAGAAAGATCTGCAAGCAAGCCAGAAATTGCCGAAGCTGTAAAATCACTTTACAATCAAAATGTCACTAATGTCAATACTGCAAGAACAATTTATGGCAAAAAAGCATTTGTTCAATTTGAAAATACCGAAAAAGCCAGAGATTTGGCAACCAAGATAGGAATGCTATAA
- a CDS encoding 30S ribosomal protein S19 translates to MVKEFLYRGIPKEELDSLSLEKLFLLFNSRQRRSLTRGITDGKRKLIEEIKSAKAGKVKNPIKTHVRDLIILPYMVGVTVNVFSGKEFRPVNITTEMIGHYLGEYVITNKRVSHGAPGVGASRSSLYVPLK, encoded by the coding sequence TTGGTTAAAGAATTTCTATACAGAGGCATTCCAAAAGAGGAGCTTGATAGTTTGTCCTTAGAAAAATTATTCTTACTATTCAATTCCAGACAAAGAAGATCTCTTACAAGAGGAATCACCGATGGAAAAAGAAAATTGATTGAAGAAATTAAATCTGCAAAAGCAGGCAAAGTAAAAAACCCTATCAAAACCCATGTCAGAGATTTGATTATTTTACCATACATGGTAGGCGTCACAGTAAATGTATTTTCAGGAAAAGAATTCCGTCCAGTTAACATCACAACAGAGATGATCGGGCATTATTTAGGAGAATATGTAATAACAAACAAGAGAGTTTCACACGGAGCACCAGGTGTAGGTGCATCAAGATCCAGTCTCTACGTACCACTAAAGTGA
- a CDS encoding 50S ribosomal protein L22: MGRFDYAFQNYDATRHVRSSLREKDISHKHAREVAVSIKGLSIEKARDYLIAVINKKRAVAFRRYKNQVGHKADPGMMSGRYPQKTAKEFIKVLDNLESNAEYKGMDLDRLRIVNATVHKGVIVKRFIPRAMGRATPKNNVLTHVELVAQEI; encoded by the coding sequence ATGGGTAGATTCGATTACGCTTTCCAAAATTATGATGCAACAAGACATGTGCGTTCATCATTAAGAGAAAAAGACATCTCACACAAACATGCACGTGAAGTAGCAGTTTCTATCAAAGGGCTATCAATTGAAAAAGCAAGAGACTACCTTATTGCAGTAATTAACAAAAAAAGAGCAGTTGCATTTAGAAGATATAAAAATCAAGTTGGCCACAAAGCAGATCCTGGTATGATGTCAGGACGATATCCACAAAAAACTGCAAAAGAATTCATCAAAGTTTTAGATAATTTAGAATCAAATGCAGAATACAAAGGAATGGATTTAGATAGATTAAGAATCGTGAATGCTACCGTTCACAAAGGAGTTATTGTTAAAAGATTTATTCCAAGAGCTATGGGAAGGGCAACTCCCAAAAACAATGTATTGACCCACGTAGAATTGGTGGCACAGGAGATTTAG
- a CDS encoding 30S ribosomal protein S3, translating into MSAVKNVIKDNYNMMLLKDYLREAIKDAGFSHAEISKTPVGTRVALHVTRPGIVIGRKGSGIRALTDKLASDFGLKNPQISVVEIEKPELAPSVMCNRMAAHLERGTAFRRATMWTLKQIMENGAMGVQITISGKLRGDRSAFEKHTAGILPRAGHHAEVIVAEDIAHVKTAMGLIGIRIRIANKAKLVPEFEMKTEKAMKTKQVKDEGTGKMRDETAAEAKARTESEQIALEEEKMKELETLEEEEAQLK; encoded by the coding sequence ATGTCAGCAGTCAAAAATGTAATCAAAGATAACTACAACATGATGCTTCTCAAAGATTATCTTAGAGAGGCAATTAAAGATGCAGGATTTTCACATGCAGAGATATCAAAAACACCAGTTGGTACAAGGGTTGCATTACATGTTACTAGACCAGGAATCGTCATTGGAAGAAAAGGTTCTGGAATCAGAGCACTAACAGACAAACTAGCATCAGATTTTGGATTAAAAAATCCACAAATTTCAGTAGTAGAAATTGAAAAACCAGAATTAGCACCTAGTGTAATGTGTAATAGAATGGCAGCACATCTTGAAAGAGGTACTGCCTTTAGAAGAGCAACCATGTGGACTTTAAAACAAATCATGGAAAATGGTGCAATGGGAGTTCAAATTACAATTTCAGGTAAACTTAGAGGGGATCGTTCTGCGTTTGAGAAACATACAGCAGGAATATTGCCAAGAGCAGGTCATCACGCAGAGGTTATTGTTGCAGAAGACATTGCTCATGTTAAAACAGCCATGGGGTTAATTGGCATAAGAATCAGAATTGCAAATAAAGCTAAACTCGTTCCAGAATTTGAAATGAAAACTGAAAAAGCAATGAAAACAAAACAAGTCAAAGACGAGGGAACAGGAAAAATGCGAGATGAAACCGCAGCTGAAGCAAAAGCTAGAACAGAGTCAGAACAAATTGCACTAGAGGAAGAAAAAATGAAGGAGCTTGAAACATTAGAAGAAGAGGAGGCACAATTGAAATGA
- the rpmC gene encoding 50S ribosomal protein L29 has translation MTRISMKTIKQLNEKDLKSKIQETRSELAKLRVDASKGTLRKESGKLKPLRHDIARMLTRINEMKREK, from the coding sequence ATGACCAGAATAAGTATGAAAACAATAAAGCAATTAAATGAGAAAGATCTTAAGAGTAAGATTCAAGAAACACGCAGTGAACTTGCAAAACTTAGAGTTGATGCCTCTAAAGGTACGCTAAGAAAAGAGAGTGGCAAACTAAAACCACTACGACATGATATTGCAAGAATGCTAACAAGAATAAACGAGATGAAGAGAGAAAAATGA
- a CDS encoding ribonuclease P protein subunit gives MITAENISSHEFIGLSTEIVKSTNPQIIGLNGTIINETKSMFTINTENGSKSIAKSTNSWKFSIDSNEIVIDGSKITKRPFDRLGAKI, from the coding sequence ATGATCACTGCAGAAAATATTTCATCACATGAATTCATTGGATTAAGTACAGAGATTGTAAAATCCACCAATCCACAAATAATAGGATTAAATGGAACAATCATAAATGAAACAAAATCAATGTTTACAATAAATACAGAAAACGGATCTAAATCAATTGCAAAGTCAACAAACAGTTGGAAATTTTCAATTGATAGTAACGAAATAGTTATTGACGGATCCAAAATCACAAAAAGACCATTTGACAGATTAGGAGCTAAAATATGA
- a CDS encoding 30S ribosomal protein S17 — MTRDIGLKVKEPKEQCTDKHCPFHGNLSIRGKLFDGKVTGSKAKQTITLQKDAPIYFSKFKRYARGTSTIHAHVPECIDVETGNHVLTAECRPISKSVSYVVVEVKV, encoded by the coding sequence ATGACACGAGATATAGGATTAAAAGTAAAAGAACCAAAAGAACAATGTACAGACAAGCATTGTCCATTCCACGGTAATCTATCAATCAGAGGAAAGCTTTTTGATGGCAAAGTTACTGGAAGTAAAGCAAAACAAACTATCACATTACAAAAAGATGCACCAATTTACTTTAGCAAGTTCAAGAGATATGCACGAGGAACAAGCACAATTCATGCACATGTTCCAGAATGTATTGATGTTGAAACAGGAAATCATGTTTTGACTGCAGAATGTAGACCTATCTCAAAATCAGTATCATATGTTGTCGTGGAGGTTAAAGTATAA
- a CDS encoding 50S ribosomal protein L14 yields the protein MAKQAGKGVEEFRPYVTRSIPVGANIVCADNSGAKILEIINVPRHKTRVSRLPSAAVGDFCNVVVKKGPAELRKQVYGAVIVRQKYAVRRLNGVRVCFEDNAAVLITPEGETKGTDIKGPVAAEASEKWPRVANLASMVV from the coding sequence ATGGCAAAACAAGCAGGTAAAGGAGTAGAGGAATTCCGCCCATATGTCACTCGTTCAATTCCAGTAGGTGCAAACATTGTATGTGCTGATAATTCCGGTGCTAAAATTTTAGAGATTATCAATGTTCCAAGACATAAAACAAGAGTGTCAAGACTTCCATCTGCAGCAGTTGGAGATTTTTGCAATGTTGTGGTTAAGAAAGGTCCAGCAGAATTAAGAAAGCAAGTTTATGGAGCAGTTATTGTTAGACAAAAATATGCAGTACGTAGATTAAATGGAGTAAGGGTTTGTTTTGAGGACAATGCAGCAGTGCTAATTACACCTGAAGGCGAAACAAAAGGAACTGACATCAAAGGACCAGTAGCAGCAGAAGCTTCAGAAAAATGGCCAAGAGTAGCTAACTTGGCATCAATGGTGGTATAA
- the rplX gene encoding 50S ribosomal protein L24 encodes MKPTKMRNNMIFRATFQTKSKQLGSTLSKDLRKKYGKRSVRAIEGDNVTILRGEFKGVEGKIAKVSTQKSSVAIEGVKKEKTKGDKFDVYIHTSNLLVTSLSTDDKWRISKLEGKNPSKQPKVAPTKEDPKETKVEEKIEKKEDES; translated from the coding sequence ATGAAACCAACAAAAATGCGCAACAATATGATTTTTCGTGCAACATTCCAAACTAAAAGTAAACAACTTGGAAGCACATTATCAAAAGATCTTCGTAAAAAATACGGTAAGAGAAGTGTTCGTGCAATTGAAGGCGACAATGTGACTATACTCAGAGGAGAGTTCAAAGGTGTGGAAGGAAAAATAGCCAAAGTATCTACTCAAAAAAGTAGTGTTGCAATTGAAGGTGTAAAGAAAGAAAAAACAAAAGGGGATAAATTTGATGTTTACATTCACACATCTAATCTGTTAGTAACTTCACTTAGTACAGATGACAAGTGGAGAATTTCAAAACTTGAGGGCAAGAATCCAAGTAAACAACCTAAAGTAGCACCAACCAAAGAAGATCCTAAAGAAACAAAAGTAGAAGAAAAAATTGAAAAAAAGGAAGATGAGAGTTAA
- a CDS encoding 30S ribosomal protein S4e, giving the protein MVSIAGSKKLKRQMAPQFWGINRKNKRFVITVKPGAHKKSHSVPSAVFLRDMLNIVTSLREAKSSIYSGKIKVDGVVRKSLHHAIGLMDVVELENVSEIYRLVPTEERLLQPIKINESEKSKKLVRVTSKTTINKGKTQIGFHDGRSIISDSKVNIGDTCLIQIPEVKILEIIKLEVGSHGLVTRGNNTGKVGKIETIEEGTFILPKRVILSLENRKIEIPADIIMSIGKGEPVIQIK; this is encoded by the coding sequence ATGGTAAGTATAGCAGGTAGTAAAAAACTCAAACGACAAATGGCCCCACAATTCTGGGGAATTAACAGAAAAAATAAGCGATTTGTAATTACTGTCAAACCAGGTGCGCATAAAAAAAGTCATTCTGTACCATCAGCAGTATTTCTAAGAGATATGCTAAATATTGTCACTAGTCTTAGAGAAGCAAAAAGTTCAATTTATTCTGGAAAGATCAAAGTAGACGGAGTTGTTAGAAAATCACTTCATCATGCAATAGGATTAATGGATGTAGTAGAATTAGAAAATGTTTCAGAGATTTATCGTCTGGTTCCAACCGAAGAACGATTGTTACAACCAATAAAAATTAATGAATCTGAGAAATCAAAAAAACTAGTAAGAGTAACAAGTAAAACTACAATCAATAAAGGAAAAACACAGATAGGATTCCATGACGGACGTTCAATTATTTCAGATAGTAAAGTGAACATTGGAGATACATGTTTAATTCAAATTCCAGAAGTAAAAATTCTTGAAATTATAAAATTAGAAGTAGGAAGTCATGGATTAGTAACACGTGGAAATAACACAGGTAAAGTAGGAAAAATTGAAACAATAGAAGAAGGAACATTCATCCTTCCAAAAAGAGTCATCCTATCACTAGAAAACAGAAAAATCGAGATTCCTGCAGACATTATTATGTCAATTGGTAAAGGAGAGCCAGTTATTCAAATAAAGTGA
- a CDS encoding 50S ribosomal protein L5: protein MSQTTEPVMKKISLEKVVLNMGVGKSGDAINIAKKALDQISGKKSSSRAAKETQRDWGVRKGEPIGVAVTIRGNDAKELLKRLLEAKGNVVNGKSFDNFGNYSFGIKEHIDIPGVKYDPQIGILGLGISITLTRPGYGIRNRSKHKASVGKKHIISNQEAKDYLVKEFGVSVA from the coding sequence ATGTCTCAAACAACAGAGCCAGTAATGAAAAAAATCTCTTTGGAGAAAGTAGTCCTTAACATGGGAGTTGGAAAATCAGGAGATGCAATCAATATTGCTAAAAAAGCACTTGATCAAATATCAGGAAAAAAATCATCATCAAGAGCTGCAAAAGAAACTCAAAGAGATTGGGGAGTTAGAAAGGGAGAACCAATAGGGGTAGCAGTAACAATTCGAGGTAATGATGCAAAAGAATTACTAAAAAGATTGTTAGAAGCAAAAGGCAATGTTGTTAATGGAAAGTCATTTGATAATTTCGGAAATTATTCATTTGGAATTAAAGAGCACATCGACATTCCAGGTGTAAAGTATGATCCACAAATAGGAATTTTAGGATTAGGAATTTCAATCACACTAACAAGACCAGGATACGGAATTAGAAACAGAAGTAAACACAAAGCAAGTGTAGGAAAAAAACACATTATCAGTAATCAAGAAGCAAAGGATTATCTAGTAAAAGAATTTGGAGTGTCAGTAGCATAA
- a CDS encoding 30S ribosomal protein S14, whose product MAKDRSYEATGRKKHDFGRGSRWCKRCGDYTAVIQKYDLMLCRRCFREVATSLGFRKNK is encoded by the coding sequence ATGGCAAAAGATAGATCATACGAAGCAACTGGAAGAAAAAAACACGATTTTGGAAGAGGTTCACGTTGGTGTAAAAGATGTGGAGATTATACAGCTGTTATTCAAAAATATGATTTAATGTTATGCAGACGATGCTTCAGAGAAGTCGCAACATCTTTAGGGTTCAGGAAAAATAAGTGA
- a CDS encoding 30S ribosomal protein S8 yields MPATNILANLFVTLYNNETRRKGDCVILPTSKLGIEVLKTLQKDGYIGEFEHIDDKRGGKFKIKLLAKITKCGAISPRFKVKNDEYNNWEQQYLPAYDRGMLLVTTNQGVMSHHDASEKGIGGFLIGYVY; encoded by the coding sequence ATGCCAGCAACTAACATTTTAGCAAATCTATTCGTTACACTTTACAACAATGAAACAAGAAGAAAAGGAGACTGTGTGATCCTCCCAACATCAAAATTGGGAATTGAGGTCCTCAAAACACTCCAAAAAGATGGATATATTGGAGAATTTGAGCACATTGACGATAAAAGAGGAGGTAAATTCAAAATTAAATTATTAGCAAAAATTACAAAATGTGGTGCAATCTCGCCAAGATTCAAAGTGAAAAATGACGAATATAATAATTGGGAGCAGCAATATTTACCAGCATATGATAGGGGAATGTTGTTAGTTACAACAAACCAAGGAGTAATGTCACATCATGATGCATCAGAGAAAGGAATTGGAGGATTTTTGATAGGATATGTCTACTAA
- the rplF gene encoding 50S ribosomal protein L6, with translation MSTKQIEKLQDEVIIPEGVKLSLNKHMLSFVGPLGKTHKSFRTIPINIEIAENKVILNAIGNRKKDYAILHTARSIIRNICEGLVEGYTIKMKIVYSHFPITVKVEGKKILIENFQGERAPRVTKSVGNTKVIPKGEDVILTGEVWTDITQTAANIELKSKVKNKDHRVFLDGIYAFEKKKGIEK, from the coding sequence ATGTCTACTAAGCAAATAGAGAAATTACAGGATGAGGTTATCATCCCAGAAGGAGTCAAACTTTCACTAAACAAACACATGCTATCCTTTGTTGGACCACTAGGTAAAACCCACAAGAGTTTCAGAACAATTCCAATAAACATAGAGATTGCCGAGAATAAAGTTATTCTAAATGCTATAGGAAATAGAAAAAAAGATTATGCAATTTTACACACAGCAAGATCTATCATTAGAAATATTTGCGAAGGTTTGGTAGAAGGATACACCATCAAAATGAAAATTGTTTATTCACACTTTCCAATTACAGTAAAAGTAGAAGGGAAAAAAATCTTAATTGAGAATTTTCAAGGAGAAAGAGCACCAAGAGTTACAAAAAGTGTTGGAAACACCAAAGTAATTCCTAAAGGCGAAGATGTAATTTTAACAGGAGAAGTGTGGACTGACATTACTCAAACAGCAGCAAATATTGAGCTTAAAAGTAAAGTAAAAAATAAAGACCACAGAGTTTTTCTAGATGGCATATACGCATTTGAGAAAAAGAAAGGCATAGAAAAATAA
- a CDS encoding DUF2299 family protein — translation MSASRLRDSVERWLIHEGLSFEDVKNPENTFQILVKHAGQTGIPIEIFEPKGQPGILVIGAKVVMKNNQIVRYLGFNQQEKENFEKKVSDYCYSIQAINKNITEDGKQKIGVYVVLDDKENINQQTVFDAIESVSEKHEKTSRFLLKTF, via the coding sequence ATGAGTGCATCAAGACTAAGAGATAGTGTTGAAAGATGGTTAATACATGAAGGGCTTTCCTTTGAAGATGTAAAAAATCCAGAAAATACTTTTCAGATTTTAGTAAAGCATGCAGGTCAGACGGGCATTCCAATAGAGATATTTGAACCAAAAGGGCAACCAGGCATTCTAGTAATAGGGGCCAAAGTTGTAATGAAAAATAATCAAATTGTAAGGTATTTGGGATTTAATCAACAAGAAAAAGAAAATTTTGAAAAAAAAGTTTCAGACTATTGCTACTCAATTCAAGCAATAAACAAAAACATTACAGAAGATGGAAAACAGAAGATTGGAGTATATGTTGTACTTGACGATAAAGAAAATATCAACCAACAAACAGTTTTTGATGCAATAGAAAGCGTATCGGAAAAACATGAAAAAACATCCAGATTTTTGTTAAAAACATTCTAA
- a CDS encoding DUF4352 domain-containing protein produces the protein MAGLGVVIVIGAIIASMVVANYMYAQYTTNYIEAVSGKPIIVGPVEYTITFEGTHEGSKEVAPENTFVTIGITAKNISNEKTIISGGQFYIVDEKEQKHEAVFGEFSSKDLFLETLEPNKPIERTTQFDIPYDEEKKYKIIIRPQKDQSTVDTAVVCITNC, from the coding sequence ATGGCAGGATTGGGTGTAGTGATCGTTATTGGAGCCATCATAGCTTCAATGGTTGTTGCAAATTACATGTATGCGCAATATACCACAAACTACATCGAGGCAGTATCAGGAAAGCCAATCATCGTTGGACCAGTAGAATATACCATAACATTTGAGGGAACACATGAGGGAAGTAAAGAAGTTGCACCAGAAAACACTTTTGTAACAATAGGAATCACTGCAAAAAATATCAGTAATGAAAAAACAATCATTTCAGGTGGACAATTTTACATTGTTGATGAAAAAGAACAAAAACATGAAGCAGTGTTTGGAGAATTTTCATCAAAAGATTTGTTTCTAGAAACACTAGAGCCAAACAAACCAATAGAGAGAACAACACAGTTTGACATTCCATATGATGAAGAAAAAAAATATAAGATAATTATTCGACCACAAAAAGATCAATCAACAGTTGATACAGCTGTTGTTTGCATAACAAATTGTTGA
- a CDS encoding PPOX class F420-dependent oxidoreductase, with protein MDEKVVQLFSEKNLVFIATVMKDGSPQVSPVWANFENGYVLVNTAEGRIKHKNVLRDPRVAVSVVSKDNPLDMTTIRGTVEELIPDYEYKHADKLTKQYMGRDRYPFKRDDEKRVILKIKPNKVFVLPELKMNE; from the coding sequence ATTGATGAAAAAGTTGTACAGTTGTTTTCTGAGAAAAATCTTGTTTTCATTGCAACTGTAATGAAGGACGGTTCTCCTCAAGTCTCTCCTGTGTGGGCAAATTTTGAAAATGGGTATGTCCTTGTAAATACTGCAGAGGGCAGAATAAAACACAAAAATGTATTACGTGATCCGCGAGTTGCAGTCTCTGTTGTATCAAAAGATAACCCACTAGACATGACAACAATTCGTGGAACAGTTGAGGAATTAATTCCAGACTATGAATACAAACATGCAGACAAACTTACCAAACAATACATGGGGCGGGACCGCTATCCATTCAAACGTGATGATGAAAAAAGAGTCATCCTCAAAATTAAACCAAACAAAGTTTTTGTTTTGCCTGAATTAAAGATGAATGAGTAG
- a CDS encoding winged helix-turn-helix domain-containing protein produces the protein MSTLLEKQIKVNRIVTTSIGHARAIEDPARAKIVEILYHQALSADQISTALKKTGYKKALTTVRHHLEILKESGLIEIARIEESRGAITKYYSTSTKLLDFQTPDDFDSTYSKVIDNTSTKIEKILKSLTPKTKSKGKKSEDYSQYLVMEIMNRAMTNVLEKSNKK, from the coding sequence ATGTCAACGTTACTAGAAAAGCAAATCAAAGTTAATCGTATTGTTACGACAAGTATTGGACACGCACGTGCAATTGAAGACCCTGCACGAGCAAAAATTGTAGAAATTTTGTATCATCAAGCACTATCTGCAGACCAAATTTCAACTGCTCTGAAAAAGACAGGATACAAAAAAGCCTTGACCACCGTGCGTCATCATTTGGAAATTCTAAAAGAATCTGGATTAATTGAAATTGCACGAATTGAGGAATCTCGTGGTGCAATAACAAAATACTACAGCACGTCAACTAAACTGTTGGATTTTCAAACGCCTGATGATTTTGACTCTACATACTCAAAAGTCATTGACAACACATCGACAAAAATTGAAAAAATTCTCAAAAGTCTAACTCCAAAAACAAAATCAAAAGGAAAAAAATCTGAAGACTATTCACAGTATCTTGTAATGGAAATTATGAATAGAGCGATGACAAATGTACTTGAAAAATCCAACAAAAAATAA